The nucleotide sequence ggtgattacgctaCACTGGCAGGGCAAAGGTaccgctacaacaacaaaaatttaaaatattttcacaaaagaTACCTCCCAgctttcgatttgtatttcggaAACTGCAGCAACGGCGACTGAAGGTTGTGGTTCAGAAGTACATATGTgcctgctgttgttgtagcagcataaacattctccatacatacacagaaatgctgctgaagtgacagtccttggtcgtaTATAAATCTTGGCCGTTCTGgctacgtagaaccgactgtcgtgggaacgaacaTATGTACCTCTATATCATTGGGCGATTCCTATTTAATGTATGACTACGAAAAAACTtcatttatctaaaatatatttactttcattttccattttaattattagttttatttaaacttagaactttgactcaattcgcaaattttgtttcgcgtttatttttactttgcgatcagctgattaaattgttggcaggaaaaatcagaaaaattaaacattttttcacttgagCTACCTcgtatgaaatataaaaaaaaaaaaaacaaataaaatgcaaaataacgggCTACGGAATCacagattttattttgtccacaataatttgttccatttcatcatcgctgtcagatgaagaacattccgCTAGAAATTGCAACGCGCAAATTTCAATTagcgtttatttttacttagcgATCAGCAGTTTTTCTCACTTACTtaattcttacaagtataaatttgtccagtaaaaacttgcaacttcccctcaaaatgaagtGTCATTtcactctctcactttcccctactttgcacgTTTTTTTGGGTTCATGAACgccaaaatttgataatttgcttcatgaacagacctattaTTGAACTGGTTCATACTAACCTGCAGCAGTAGAAGCTGTAGACTAAGTTCATTGACCTCAGAGTCTCCGGATAATGTATATGGTAGAAATGAAGGCCAGATTGTTTTGAGCATGCGAATAGGTAGCCAAAGCATTAAAAGGACAGCGGATCCGAAAATCATAGCAGACGCAATTAGACGGCGTACATGTCGTAGGATAGGCAAATGGATCATTtcctgaagaagaagaagaaaaagtgaaacttATTAGTCACTTGCATTTCGTCATGGAGTTGTTTAAATTTGCAGATTAAAAGGCAAATCAAAAGCTCTCTAACTCACCTGTATTGGGCTGAAATCCGGATCATTTAAGTTTCTTAAGAACCAGAGTACACCGGGGCGTAGAACTTCCCTCAGCAACGAAATAAAAGCAGCGAAATAATAAACGTACACCATACCAAACATCCAATGCACAAAGAGCGATGTACCAGGTGCCGCCTTAAAGCTTACTTTACGATCCTTTATGCTGGCATCAAACAATGGCAATGAACATATGTCCAACCACCAACCGCAAACCAATGGCAGTACACCGATTTCCACAACGGATAGCAGAGACACTTTAACTACTATATAGCAGAGACCAATAAGCCAACGCACGCGACGCATGCGAAACACTCGTGCAAAGAAGTGTAGCACAACCAATGTTAAGCCGATGAAGCAGTAGCCAAAGAGTGTGGTAATTAGGCCATGAAAATGCAGTAATGGTTTATCCGGCTGCAGCAAGTCAAGGGAGCTTAGtatgaaatttccaatacaataGGGACAAAAAGCAAATGTAACAATGAACAGCGTATTCAGCGAGATAATCCAAAACACGTGTTCCAGGAAAATCAAAGAACCATCCAAACCAAGTAGGCGTTCCCAAGTCAGTTCTTCAGCAGCGCGATCCCACTCCATTGGATTCCAATTTGGTTCATCGTTGTCGTTGTCATTTTCAGCGGCCCCACCACCAGCTGCAGCCGCGCCACCTTGAGCTGCGCCAAGATTTTCGCCATCTACGTTGACGTTATTGCCCACGCCTGGTAGTGGTTGCTGCCTTGGTCCAAATTCCAGCGGTATTTCACCTTCCTCTTCCGCTATATTAACAGCCGCTGGTTCAGCATTGTTCATCGGTATATCAATGGGTGCATCTTCATTTTCACTGTCGTGCTCCTCGTTGGCTGGTatctcagcagcagcagcaccatcTGCATTGCGTACAGCAGCGCCGTCAGCAACATCggcatcttcaataccttcacCGTTGGCGCCATCACCACCGACTGCCTCTACGGCGATGTGATGCTGTTGTTCATCGGCATCATTTCCAGCAGCTGGGGCATCATCGCGTTCTAGCCAATCCGGTCCGCCACCATGCAGTATTTGTTCGCGTAACCAAACTAAGCCAATAAACGAAAGTAACGTGCATGTTACTACGAAGCATCCACGGAACGCATCAGAGGCTAAATTGTCCGTGGAAAAGACGTCGAACGGCACTGATAGTATCGATTCGAAAGACGAAGCACGAAACAGGTAGCGGTATGTACGATATGCTGACAACGGAACTATGCCAAACCAAGCTAAGCCAACCAAAGAATAATGGAACCACGATTTTGCTGCCTTGGTAACAGCTGACAATAAGCCACCTGCCACATCACGTAAGGGCAGTACACGCGGCATATCTGGCGAATATATCGGTTGGAAACTGAAGCGATGTCCGCATAGTTCGCAATATTCTTTGTGGGAATAACGCATCCATTGCATTAAACAGTCCTGATGTATGTACTTAATGCTGCCAGTGCATATGCACGGATAGAAGAGTGGACGATCCGATTGTGCCTCACAACGGCACACCCGGCAAATATCTTGTGAATTATCATCCATCTCAGTCGGTTAGTATTAAGAAATGTTGACGTTTACGGTCCTATAAATTGTACATTGCCAAATTATATCCACCAATATTATTTCTGATGAATTAAGAGCAATTGACCACCGTTGGCACACGTCAATGCCTTTGTTTTGTTAGACTTGAGCAATTTGACACTTTGCCTTATGATCGAACTTATTTTAACCCAACCCAGTAGAGGTAATATCGTCAACAAACTTATGTAAACCAAACAGCTCCCTTccgaacaattttttattatattttacttttctcttgcaaagatttcccaattactaaattgttaaattttttgtggaagaaaatagTCGAGCAGCTGCAATTTTCAGTATCGCCAACCTTAAAATGTCATCCACAGTTTCTGACAGCATAGTGCTGCCACAGGCCGAATAATTAGATATTTTCTCTTGGACACTATTTCAAAAATGgtttgtaaatacataaaatatcaggtcagtccataagttcgtgcgtattttacccataatttcactttcgtacgatttttgcatacaaaaaactattcgccaaatataacgaaactatttatattttcggcagccgtagccgaatgggttggtgcgggactaccattcggaattctcagagagaacgtacgttcgaatctcggtgaaacaccaaaattaagaaaaacatttttctatgctcggcaagcaatggcaaacttccgagtgtatttctgccataaaaaagctccacataaaaaatatctgccgttcggaatcggcttaaaactgtagggccccccatttgtggaacaacatcaagacgcacatcacaaataggaggaggacctcggccaaacacccaaaaagggtgtacgcgccaattatatatatatatattagggcgggtcgattta is from Anastrepha ludens isolate Willacy chromosome 4, idAnaLude1.1, whole genome shotgun sequence and encodes:
- the LOC128859961 gene encoding E3 ubiquitin-protein ligase MARCHF6, translating into MDDNSQDICRVCRCEAQSDRPLFYPCICTGSIKYIHQDCLMQWMRYSHKEYCELCGHRFSFQPIYSPDMPRVLPLRDVAGGLLSAVTKAAKSWFHYSLVGLAWFGIVPLSAYRTYRYLFRASSFESILSVPFDVFSTDNLASDAFRGCFVVTCTLLSFIGLVWLREQILHGGGPDWLERDDAPAAGNDADEQQHHIAVEAVGGDGANGEGIEDADVADGAAVRNADGAAAAEIPANEEHDSENEDAPIDIPMNNAEPAAVNIAEEEGEIPLEFGPRQQPLPGVGNNVNVDGENLGAAQGGAAAAGGGAAENDNDNDEPNWNPMEWDRAAEELTWERLLGLDGSLIFLEHVFWIISLNTLFIVTFAFCPYCIGNFILSSLDLLQPDKPLLHFHGLITTLFGYCFIGLTLVVLHFFARVFRMRRVRWLIGLCYIVVKVSLLSVVEIGVLPLVCGWWLDICSLPLFDASIKDRKVSFKAAPGTSLFVHWMFGMVYVYYFAAFISLLREVLRPGVLWFLRNLNDPDFSPIQEMIHLPILRHVRRLIASAMIFGSAVLLMLWLPIRMLKTIWPSFLPYTLSGDSEVNELSLQLLLLQIILPGFFEQSHTRIWLKGLLRIWCICVSWVLGIRSYLLGSEQTTADANNAANGAPAAAAEAAPVAAAPQQNANNNPPAPVGPEVANAVNAANAAPRNVAGPAPVLPLPRERNLGAVHQAIMQRDVPVGFQPYERPILFPLRLCGLLFFMCISLVIASVIILTVPVWIGRQVMALWSVGGHFTNQVVAQTPEVSPRPHELYTAALGTYLCWITSRGVAIAVNLLPQGRAAVVDKIKHWLRVGASYALPVLIFVLMLGVIPLLFGLLLELVVVIPLRVPFYQTPIHFLWQDWALGVLYTKIAIALTLMGPDWHLKRALERAYRDGLRDIDLKFLIRELATPVITSFGLALAIPYVIAHSILPIFFKNSVTRLEISRVAYPVFFIIVVVIAYIYFEIKQFKKLYVAIKVDKYLVGQRLVNYEHRKRKQEAEAAEAAAAASSATDNAQAAKEEPEEVAINAASILEREELELRRREAELVQDLVRDDLL